In Armatimonadota bacterium, the following proteins share a genomic window:
- a CDS encoding 4Fe-4S binding protein, whose translation MPYVVTEPCIGVKDKSCMQVCPVDCIYETDDMVVINPDECIDCGLCEPECPVSAIFVDTDVPDNWREFIEKNAEQGRKLADS comes from the coding sequence ATGCCCTACGTCGTGACTGAACCCTGTATCGGGGTCAAAGACAAATCCTGCATGCAAGTCTGCCCGGTGGACTGCATTTATGAAACGGACGACATGGTGGTGATCAACCCGGACGAGTGCATCGATTGCGGACTCTGCGAACCGGAATGCCCCGTTTCGGCCATCTTTGTGGACACCGATGTGCCCGACAACTGGCGCGAATTCATTGAAAAGAACGCCGAGCAAGGCCGCAAGCTCGCAGATTCTTAA
- a CDS encoding PilZ domain-containing protein, which yields MGRISAKDFVGTRARFQRLRDAKLFAGWIEDFYGNLVTISTNTNFAVEIGDEFRFEGFGNKVSIVFNAKLQTVGQLDSMAEAKVTSVDGTNVKIVEARRSKLELSVSSPVRLAASQESLRMQTNEVFVQISESERDYTGFVIDVGQQGIGLVSQFKLNARASVRVVMDTRLGPIEALGQVRYCLPDKDRDGMNRIGIMFTDMDRVHRPRWDRYLSEAA from the coding sequence ATGGGACGCATCTCAGCCAAAGACTTTGTGGGGACTCGGGCCCGCTTCCAGCGGCTCCGAGACGCGAAGCTCTTTGCTGGGTGGATCGAAGACTTTTACGGCAATTTGGTGACAATTTCCACGAATACAAACTTTGCGGTGGAGATCGGCGACGAGTTCCGGTTCGAAGGGTTTGGCAACAAAGTCTCGATTGTGTTCAACGCAAAGCTTCAGACGGTGGGTCAGCTCGACTCGATGGCAGAAGCCAAGGTGACGAGCGTTGACGGGACAAACGTAAAGATCGTCGAAGCGAGGCGATCCAAGTTGGAACTTTCCGTGAGTTCGCCCGTCCGGTTGGCGGCCAGCCAAGAAAGCCTCAGGATGCAAACGAACGAGGTTTTCGTCCAGATTTCCGAATCTGAGCGCGACTACACGGGTTTTGTGATTGATGTGGGCCAGCAGGGAATCGGTCTCGTGAGCCAATTCAAGCTCAACGCACGGGCCAGCGTCCGGGTTGTGATGGATACGCGGCTAGGACCAATCGAGGCGCTGGGTCAGGTGCGGTACTGCCTGCCTGACAAGGATCGCGACGGGATGAACCGGATCGGCATCATGTTCACCGACATGGACCGGGTTCACCGCCCCCGTTGGGATCGGTACCTCTCCGAGGCCGCCTAA